In a single window of the Acidobacteriota bacterium genome:
- a CDS encoding peptide MFS transporter codes for MSNATDTANSNEHGGFFGHPKGLSTLFFTEMWERFSFYGLRPLLTLFMVAAVMQGGWGWERSEAGAIVGIYASCVYLASLPGGWIADKLLGLRRAVLYGGALISLGHLTIGISGMVEHKLPFFLGLIFIVLGTGLLKPNISAMVGDLYPEGGARQDAGFSIFYMGINIGAMLGQFVTGFLGEQIGWHWGFSAAGVAMFIGLIQFWLMSPKTLGNIGSEPSRHPDPAIQAKQETQVKLFAGIGLAILALVVILVATGVLTINAPVVGSYLAYVLVGIAFAYFAYLFIFGGLSSDEKKRVVVIAVLFVFAAIFWSAFEQTPTALNLFAYDFTERMIGGFEVPATWFQTINSLFIILLAPVIAGFWTFLARKKVELSSPVKFAIGLGFAAVGFLIMIFASNIVVAGAGIKVSAMWLITFYLFLTIGELFVSPVGLSSMTTLSPKRFVGQMMGIWFLASALGNLMGGLVAGNVDPEKLELMPMLFTTTTLFLGGAAVLLVILAVPIARMMRKAGGEVHQIDPIQEVPGEKEE; via the coding sequence ATGAGCAACGCGACAGATACGGCAAACTCGAATGAGCATGGCGGTTTTTTTGGCCATCCTAAAGGGCTCTCTACATTGTTCTTTACAGAGATGTGGGAACGCTTTTCGTTCTACGGCCTTAGGCCGCTGTTGACGCTGTTCATGGTCGCGGCCGTGATGCAGGGCGGCTGGGGCTGGGAACGCAGCGAGGCCGGTGCGATCGTCGGCATCTATGCATCGTGCGTTTATCTGGCGTCGCTGCCCGGCGGCTGGATCGCTGACAAACTGCTCGGCCTCAGACGCGCCGTGCTGTACGGCGGTGCATTGATCTCGCTGGGGCACCTCACGATCGGTATCTCGGGCATGGTCGAGCATAAGCTGCCGTTCTTCCTCGGGCTAATCTTCATCGTACTGGGCACCGGACTTCTGAAACCGAACATCTCCGCAATGGTCGGCGATCTTTATCCCGAGGGCGGGGCACGTCAGGATGCGGGCTTTTCGATCTTTTACATGGGCATCAACATCGGTGCGATGCTCGGGCAGTTCGTCACGGGATTCCTGGGCGAACAGATCGGCTGGCATTGGGGCTTCAGCGCCGCCGGTGTTGCGATGTTCATCGGACTGATCCAATTTTGGCTGATGTCGCCGAAAACGCTGGGCAATATCGGATCTGAGCCGTCGCGTCATCCCGATCCGGCGATACAGGCCAAGCAGGAAACTCAGGTAAAGCTTTTTGCAGGCATCGGATTGGCGATACTTGCATTAGTGGTCATACTCGTCGCAACCGGCGTCCTTACCATCAATGCACCGGTCGTCGGATCATATCTGGCTTATGTGCTCGTCGGGATCGCGTTCGCATATTTTGCGTACCTTTTCATTTTTGGAGGACTCTCGTCCGACGAGAAAAAACGGGTTGTCGTCATAGCGGTGCTGTTCGTTTTTGCGGCGATATTTTGGTCGGCGTTCGAGCAGACGCCAACTGCCTTGAACCTGTTCGCATACGATTTCACGGAGCGGATGATCGGCGGTTTTGAGGTACCGGCGACGTGGTTCCAGACCATCAACTCGCTCTTTATCATCCTGCTTGCGCCTGTGATCGCGGGATTTTGGACATTCCTCGCTCGCAAAAAGGTAGAGCTTTCCAGCCCGGTCAAATTTGCCATCGGCCTTGGCTTTGCAGCGGTCGGCTTCCTGATCATGATCTTTGCCTCGAACATCGTCGTCGCGGGAGCAGGCATCAAGGTCTCGGCGATGTGGCTCATCACCTTTTACCTTTTCCTGACCATCGGCGAGCTGTTCGTAAGTCCTGTAGGACTCTCGTCAATGACGACGCTCTCGCCGAAACGCTTTGTTGGCCAAATGATGGGCATCTGGTTCCTGGCTTCAGCTTTGGGCAATCTGATGGGCGGTCTTGTTGCGGGCAACGTCGATCCTGAAAAGCTCGAGCTGATGCCGATGCTATTCACGACAACGACGCTGTTCCTGGGCGGAGCTGCTGTCCTGCTCGTCATACTCGCGGTTCCGATAGCCCGCATGATGAGAAAGGCCGGTGGCGAAGTTCACCAGATCGACCCGATACAGGAAGTGCCGGGCGAAAAAGAGGAGTAG